The genomic segment ATGTTTACTATAGAAAAAACGACATAATTAAAATCCTTATCAACCTGTCTGACAAGGTCAACAATCTTCTTATGTTCATTTGAAATCACTTAAACTTACTGTCATAGTCCAGTTTTGTAGTTCTTGTGATCaggacaaaaaaaagaaacgctGCAAAACCAAAGCCCATACAGAATAGCTCTAAGAGGGAGGAAGATGGGGAGGGGAACAAGGGAGGAAAGTTTAATACGGGAGAGCAACACAGTAAACACTCCTCTATTTTCTAGCATGACATCTAGGACtggtttcccagacccagattaaACCTGCTACTGGACTAAAAACATGACCAGCGAAGAGTATTTATTATTTTTCTTTCACATTATTTTTTGCATATTATGTGGGAGCAACAGTTTACAACAAGACCTTTAACCTCCAGCCCATATTTTCATTAGCTGGCTGGCATGAACTTTAAATGAGAGTTGGACTTTCACAAACCATAAATAACCGGGATACAGCTAGTTGGGAGTGGCTATTtattactggtgttctatagggAGGGAAAGCCCTCGACTTCCCAGACTTATCTTCCAGTGATATAGTGGAAAACTTGGTAAGTCAACACTTGTTTCCCCCTACTCACCACATTTGAAAAAGCGGTGCCCAAAGAAGCACACGAAGAGGCCAGCTAAACCAGCGATGGTGAAGAAGATCCTTGTGGATATCTTCCCTAGAAGAAAATAAAGTACATCAACCTTTAATCATTCTGTCTTTCCCCATAGTTGGTCTAACTTGTTGTTGGTCTAACAAGAGCAGCAGACTCTGTGTCAACTGGTTGTCTTTTTTCTCCTGCTCTGAAATTGCTTATTGCTCCATTACAGTTTGTTACTGTTGACGAGAGTTGACATATGGGTTCATAAGTCAGTTGCTAATGAAAATAGAGGCTGAAATCAGCTGACAACATATTCCCAGGGGACTGGTGTTGATCTTCCCTGGTCTTAAATGCATGCTGTCCTTCAAGGTGCATTCCATAGGATTTTCACGGAAATAGCCCTCAAGGTCTCAGACAGAACGATTGCAGTACAGTAAACGTCTTCTGTGTAGAATGACATTATGCTCTCGTTCCACTCAACAACAAGTCTCATTGAATAAGGCCCTGGGAATTCAGACAGGAATACTCATATCTTTGGAAATGTCTCCATTATAGACATATATTGACTGACGTTTCCCTGCAAAAAGACCCTTTTGGCCCAGTGCTGGTTGTCCCACTTACCCAGAGTGTCACAGCCATCCAGGGTGGAGGAGAAGCTGCAGGCATAGGTGTGGACAGGGATATACGAGGAAGAGGTGTTAAGCACTGGGTCTCTGACTATGACAGAGTAGATGATACCCTGGCCCGGGATGGAGCTAAACACTACCTCTGTCTTGTCATTGGATGATAGTGTCATGATCTACAGGAAGAAAAAAAGGAGAAAAGCTCAGCATACCATTACACCACAACCAGCAAGTTTACAGTCTACAATCCCAATCTGTATTTTTATACATGTCCATTTTGCACTACATTCACACTGTTATCAACTCACCCTTTTCCCATGCTCTCTCATGGTCTGCACATTGGCCACACTCTGGATGCTGGTGATGAGGCTCTGCTCTGATAGGTCGCTCTCAGGCAGGAAGTACTGGTAGATGTCGTACCTCAGGCGCCAGCGAGTGTTTTCACCTACTTCAGTGTCACAGGCGGGCGGATTGGAGCCCCTGAGGAGGTGCCAACAGAGGTCAGTTCACAATGGATTCTAAAAGTTTGCTTTAAAGTACAAATGCCCATTTGGGGAAACAGTGCCACTGTTCGCCCCAGtgcctttgttattgttttattgATGACAACAGAGAAGAGTCAGTCTGGCAGCGTCGTAAAAACAAATTGCACTGCATATTTGGCTGTTCTATCACTGCGTGTGCAGTGATGTCAGATGAGGAAAACTGTGGTTGTTtacagtaacttctttgttgttgtaatatcctaAACGGACATGGCACTTTCACctattaaggattctagctttaaaaaCCGAAATAATTTTTTTTCTAACAATTTTTCTACATATATTTTTCACAATGAAATAAGATGGCTCAGAAGGGCtgttacaaataataataaacacAGCAATATGAAAATGCAACAGAAAGGGCCATAGTCTCtttcttttaaaaaaatatataatttagagACTACGCAAAAGAAGTGTCCCCATCACTTTTGTctcattcaacaacaacaaaaatgttttgCCACAGACCACCCCAGACCTCCCTGGTCTTTCGCTTTTTGAATCACTGCTTTTCAAAATATCAGTTTCTTTTTGTTCCAGGTAAATTTAGATACAGTTCAGTCTACAGACCACAGGCCAATGTAAAATTTTAACAGGAAGATTGTGCGTGTTTGTTTCCGCTCTGCAGTCTGCTTGGCCCTGACAGAAGAGCGTGTGTGTTTCCGCTCTGCGGTCCGTGGTAATGCGAGCCAGCACTTCCCATAGCCTGGTCACCAGATCTGTTtgggctgtcttgccaactcttaTGATAATTATCGCACCATAGCCAGATTAATAGCAACAAAGTATTTTCTTTATTTACATAACAAGATATCAATGATTTCCCTATCCAAAAATTCAGAAGAGGTTGGGTTCCAATCACTGTACCTCACCACTTGTGGGTAAATCTCTTTTCTCTACTAAAGCACATTCCTAGTCAGAGCCCTGGCATTAAGAAATGTCTTACTCTGCTTCAACCACAACAAAAGCCACACAAATGTAGGACAGCACATAATGCACTCATaagattgcattgtctttcagtCACAGGACTATTTCTTTGGCTAAATGTTGGCTTTTCACCAGGGTTAACTTTAAAACATATAATCCAAAACATATACAGAGAGTGCCCTGCCTTACATTTGTTTGCAGTGAGACAGAAGTGGTTAAATCCAAGATGCTCATATATAAACCCTCTAGTGTGTTGTTACCTTGAATATCCAATATTTGCAGGTGCAAAGCGGATAGTAGTCTCAAAAAGGTTGTAGTGGAGATACACATTTGGGTCAATGTCCAGGTCAAACTCCAGATTACAAGATCCAGGGACTgggtctgcagagagagagaaaacacgtaATTAAAACCAGCCAATCAAAAGTCACTGTTTTTTCTTGAAGTCCattgacagtgcagtaatagacTGTTGAGAGTTTGTACCATTGGTCTATGCAGATGGCCTACTGGTGACTGTGGAGAAGTTGTAGAGTGCAGATTACTCTACACAGATACAATCAGTTTGGTGGATGGCAAAACAGCTTTGAAATTTGTCCTCAGTCGACtatttgttttggggtttgtttgaaACGGGCTCCACATCTACTAGAACCTCTTGCTATTGTTATGACATGGTATATGGAGTGGTTAAAACAATGGTGGATTGAGGGTGAGTAGTGAGAGGTCAAATATCCTGGAATGTGATGTAAGGTAACATACTGTAGCCCCTTGACAGATAGTGGGAGGCCACCTAAAACTGTAGAGGAATTGGTGGATTTTTTTGGGGATGCGGAGATGGAAGGGCATACATACCAGAGCTGGTGTAGGGGAGGATGACCCCAGTGCCGGCCACAGAGTCCCCATCAGGGGCCAGCAGGAACCAGGAAAGCTTGGTCTGACCGGGGATCAGGGGTGAGAGAAGCCCTGAGTCCACcgctgttagagagagacccagCCCTGGCATCTGCCCAAAGTAGTCAACCAGACAACCAGAAAATCACTCAAATAGTCAGTCAACAACACAGCCCTAATCCATCCAAATCAGTCACCAAACCAAAGCCTGAAATCCCATGAAGACCTGTGTTCTAAAGTCAATCTTTAGTTGATTTCAATGCACTGATTTGCCTGAAAGTTTTCAGTTGCTCTCAATTTTCTACGTATCCGGCAAATAATGTCTCCATTGTGAGTAACTCTAACGTAGTAGTtaccatactaccaccatgtTATTAATGCTTTATTCAGTGCTGTAATGTAAAGTACTACTGAAATGTGCACAGACGCCCAGCTGACCACCTCTTCTCACCTAGCTGTAGGCTATACCTGCCAGATGGTTTTGATAGTGGAGAAAGAATGACTTGTAGTGATATTCACTTCCAGACGACACTCATTAACTGTCTATGCTGTGTTTGGTACATTTTCCCCTTAACAGTTGGGGACTGTTTTCATTGTTGACTTCACTACAGTCAGAGCATGTTAACTGCTTTAGCCTATTCTCACCATGAGTTAGGACTACTTTGAGTTAGGACTACTTTGAGTTAGTTCAAAGCGTTTTCAGTAGTAAGAGGGAAAGGCGTTCAACGTTTTCCGTCAGCACCAAAGAGCTTGTGACCAGCGTAACACATGACCACAGCTCTACTCAGTCAGAGTGTCTGCAAATCTCACAAGACTCTGTCGCAAGTGGGTTACTAGAAACGGTGTGTGTGATAGGGTGATTGGCGACTGTTTCTTCACCCAACCCTTAGGATCTCTGGGACCAAGGCCAGGATTGGTCAACCCATCTTACCCTTGCCTCATGCCCCATCTTCCTCCCATGATGAGCAACCAGTCTGGTTCCACATCATCTGACTTCCCTCCACAAGTCAGTGGACCGATCAGCGccaatcatgtgtgtgtgtgtgtgtgtgtgtgtgtttgtttgtacgTGTTTGATAGGTTAATAGGTCATATTGAATGAATGAACACTGACCTGAATTAGACTATTACATAAATCTATTTTACCTtgagcatgtgtgtttgtgtgtgagccaGTGTCTTACCCTGGTGTAGGACAGCGTAGCATTGCTGTGCTGTGTATGGAACTGGAGGGTGATAAAGGCCACTTCAGGGGGGATTCTGGAGACCACGGCCTGCACTGTCTCGTTCTCATTCACATTCACGTTCTGAAAGGTGTTGAACAGGAAAACCACCCGATCTGAGAGAGGAAATATATGTTACAGCATTATCCTCCCTGGCTATCCACAACCTGTTACTAGGTTCATTTATATACGGTGGGGTTCCGAAATGATTGACACTGTTGATAAAGATGAGccaaaatgactgtataaaatcaaAAATTAAAGAACTGAGCTACAGTATATTCTACACTCAACAAATTTGGAAATTACATCATTTTATacgaatacaattgctcagagaaagagattaactagtaatactttttcccccaaaaatgtaGGGGTAAAAAATATTGACACCgctgttttcaatacctcaccttacAAGGCTAacagcactgagcctttttctaaaatatttTATGAGTTGGTTCACACCCGTAAGTGTGAATGTCTTTCCAGTTCTGCTATTCTGATTTACGTTGACGTCCCACTGACAAATCTCGCACAGGGTGCTGTGACTATGTGGTTACCCCTGTGGTTGTGACAACATCATCCAGGATGTGAGCCTATCGTAAGTACATCTGAGAATGACACCTTCAATCCACAACATATACCAAAAACAAGGCAGGCCAGATCCTCACACAACACAACTATTGCATTGTAACTGTTGTGACACTGCTTAGCTAATGTCCAAATAGGCAACTGGATGTTCTCACTGCTTGTGTATTACACATGGCTTTTTTCACTTTCTACTCTCTTGCTCCCCTTCCGTTGTGCAGCCTTCTGTCTACTtttctggtctctctgtctgtccatacCTCCTGAATTGTCACCTGTCTTTCTCACcggtctcttgtctctctctgttgaaTCTTCAAACACATAAGATGGTTTGTCAGGTTACAAGAGTAATTTGCGCATGCGTATACTGTATTCTCATCGTGACCGATACCAAGGTTAGACTGAAAAAGAAGCATTACCGTTCTTTTCCTTTCGTTTAACATGTGATGTGGGGGGAAAACTTAAAGAGCCAATTCCTAATGCCTGCTGCTTTCACAAGCATTACATGTCAATGGCATCCAACCTGTTCACTAGGGCCAATCCCAAGATGCCTCACTAGCAACCATTTCACTTGCAGTGTAATTAGCCCTACATTTCAATTATATGTAGTAGTAAAGGAATTAGATTCCAtgagagaaatatatatttttgaatgcTGTGTATACTGGCATGGCAAGAGTGGGTGTATACAATCAGCATTTTATCCTGTTTAGTGTAGCGTTTACATAGCCTTTACAACCTGGGTATGAAATTGAGGGCAAGATAAAACTGTTTTTACCATGAACAATAATAGCCTACTTTGAAATGCCAGACTAATTCCACATAACTATTTTACTGTTGAAGACATATTGAATACTGTTCTGCTTCCCCTTTTCAAGCAACTAGTACAACTGTCTTCACCTCATCATAACCCAATCAATAAGGATGTTTTACTCCATTGTATGTTTTTGTTCATAATTGAGTCTTTGTAAACAAACAATGCCATTTCAAAATACAACTAGTTAACGTTAGTTCATGTCATGGACTATCAGCCCGTGCATCCATAGTTtcatctatgaatttgagagtggttcagATTCTCCAACCTCAATGTGAAGACTAACTGCAACAATAGGTAACATCTCCCAACATAGGAATGGTTAACAATTCATTAAGTTAGTGGAGTTGATATCTCTGATTCAAAGAAGGCGTATATATCTTCTTCATATAAAACAATAAGACGCTTGCTAGAGTATGATTGGCTTTTAGCCATCAACCTTGATGTAATCTAAAAGTTATACAAGTTAATCAAATGGCAATTTTATTTTAAAAGATTAAAAGCACGACTTACTTTCCAGTTGTGCTACAACTCCATCACAGACCAAGACATATAAAAATATGTACATTAGCCAGGAGGACGGCATTTTCTTCAGGCCCACGTTCCTACTTCCTAGTCTGCTACATTCACTTGCAACACATTTGGTGATATATTCAATAAAGGCTTTCCTGCGACAGGCCAGTGCAACATAGCGTGGCTACAAATTCGTTTTCATTGCTGTTGTTGCTTCCGCGGAACAACTCAACCACGTCCGGCCGCTCAAACGTACTACGAATGTCAACTGCTACAAGCCACTTCCTTTCTCCAGGAGACGTCAAAACAAACTGGGCAGGTCCCAGTCCCTAGTCCTAGTGTGCGTTCCAGAGCGCAGCGATTGTAACCTCGCACTGATTTTAAATTTAATTAAATCACCGAACAAAACAGCAACTGGGTGATTATAATGAAACCAGTTTTAAACATATTTGTGGCAAATTCAGTTACAAAACCATGATGTATCTGCAAAAATCAACTAACTTTATCATTCTAAGGACTAAGATGTATAGCTTTTGGCAAAGTGtatattttaaatccatttttaaTTTTCGAAAGAATTTTGTACATTTTCATACCAAATTCTCATTAACCGAAATGCATCCAGACTAAATTCTCGGGTCCAAAATTGTATACAATTTTACTTTAGAAAAACCAATCTTATTTgaataaaacacaaaatatgttGCTGTAGTTTGTCCAAAAATCAAAAATGTAATACAAGTTGACGTTTACATTAAACTATCATATTTCGTTTTTTTAACCTATGATGAATAATTCAGAGGAGTAGCTGAGGTTAAATTAATTGATTCATTCAAATGCCTTCAGAATGAGGTTCTTATTCTCAATCACCCACTTTACCTCACTTGACCTTCTCATTACCAAACCGCTAAAACACTCAAATTGGAAAAGTCTGACATCATTTTATAATTATTTTATAATTTAATTTATTTTCAGTGTTATGTTTAACTCAGATTTTTTCATTTGGCGAGAAATGTGAACAAAATATTAGAAATGTATTGGTTTATTACTTTTTTGACTGTTACGATAATGAGAATTTTGTGGAAATTTTGGTAAAATGCAcaatatcttataaaaaaacataataataattatgaaACAGATAGAGTGTCCTCAGAAAGTATtcgcaccccttgactttttccacatttggttgtattgcagcctgaatttaaaattgattaaattgagattttttgggggtctctggcctacacacaaaaccccataacttCAAAGTGGAATGatatttgaacggtagtgtatatacagttgaagtcggaagtttacatacacttaggttgaagtcattcaaacttgttttcaaccactccgagaaaccatcataaaaaagccagactacggtttgcaactgcacatggggacaaagatcgtactttttggagaaatgtcctctggtctgatgaaacaaaaatagaactgtttagccataatgaccatcgttatgtttggaggaaaaaggggaggcttgcaagccgaagaacaccatcccaaccgtgaagcacaggggtggcagaaatcatgttgtgggggtgctttgctgcaggagggactggtgcacttcacaaaatagattgcatcatgaggtaggaaaatgatgtggatatattgaagcaacatctcaagacatcagtcaagaagttaaagcttggtcacaaatgggtcttccaaatggacaatgtccccaagcatgcttccaaagttgtggcaaaatggcttaagcacctcccacaaattggattggcttgatgggcacttcttacgtaccatatggTCAagttgctcccacaacagctcaatagggttgagatctggtgactgtgctggccactccattatagacagaataccagctgactgcttcttccctaaatagttcttgcatagtttggagctgtgctttgggtcattgacctgttgtaggaggaaattaaCTCCAATTAAGTgccatccacagggtatggcatggcgttgcaaaatggagtgatagccttccttcttcaagatccatttaccttgtacaaatctcccactttaccagcaccaaagcacccccagaccatcacattgcctccaccatgcttgacagatggcgtcaagcactcctccagcttctttttatttttttctgcatctcaAGAATGTTCACCtcaacacctcaaacttagattcatcCGTCCatcacacttttttccaatcttcctctgtccagtgtctgcgttcttttgcccatcttaatcttttctttttattggccagtctgagatatggctttttctttacaactttacctagaaggccagcatcccagagtcgcctcttcactgttgacgttgagactggtgttttgcaggtactatttaatgaagctgccagttgaggacttgtgaggcgtctgtttctcaaactagacactctaatgtaattctaatgtacttgtcctcttgctcagttgtgcaccggggccgcccactcctctttctattctggttagagccagttgtacacagcattgtacgagatcttcagtttcttggcaatttctcacatggaatagccttaatttctcaaaacaagaatagactgatgagtttcagaagaaagttctttgtttctggccattttgagcctgtaatcgaacccacaaatgctgatgctccagatactcaactagtctaaagaaggacagttttattgcttctttaatcagaacaacagttttcagatgtgctaacataattgcaaaagggttttctaatgatcaattagccttttaaaataataaacttggattagctaacacaacgtgccattggaacacaggagtgatgattgctgataataggcctctgtatgcctatgtagatattccattaaaaatctggcatttccagctacaatagttatttacaacattaacaatgtctacactgtatttctgatcaatttgatgttattttaatggacaaaaaaatatatatatttcaaaaacacagatatttctaagtgaccccaaacttttgaacggtagtgtatatatatttttttaacaaattaattacaattgaaaagctgaaatgtcttaagtcaaatagtattcaaccccttttttatggcatgcctaaataagttcaggagtaaaaatgtgcttaacaagtcacataataagttgcatggactcattctgtgcgcaataatagtgtttaacatgatatttGAAGGTAAGGTAATacttttttaattcaggctgtaaaacaataaaatgtggaataagtcaaggggtatgaatactttctgaaggcactgtacactgcgtgcacaattgttaggcaaattgtattcctcgggattaatgttattgttgaacaaacacaatgctctcattcaatccaaaatgttattgaacctcaaacctgaatgtttaacaaaggaaaagtgagttttgtctttctcagggaaatatataagtgtgcagaattattaggcaactaaattacaaaaataatttctctcaactcacttgttgattctcaatttttagagtaagtgtaacagataagtaacacaaaatgacaattatataaaatttttggcctttcaaaaatattcagtgaccaatatagccacccttattttcaagaactgccatgagccttccatccatggagtctgttaGTTTcctgatctgttcacgatcaattttcgctgaagcagcaaccacagcctcccaaatgctgttcaaagtggtgtattgtcttcccttactgtaaatctcacgttctcaaaaggatttaagtcaggtgaggaagggggccaggtcgttattcaggcatctttgaggcccttgctggctagccaagcagcggagtacttggatgcatgtggtggagcattgtcctgcataaagatcatggccttctagaatgctgaggacttcttcctgtaccactgtttgacgaaagaatcttccagaaactggcagtaggttcgga from the Salmo salar chromosome ssa17, Ssal_v3.1, whole genome shotgun sequence genome contains:
- the LOC106576415 gene encoding transmembrane 7 superfamily member 3 isoform X3; protein product: MPSSWLMYIFLYVLVCDGVVAQLENSTERDKRPVRKTGDNSGDRVVFLFNTFQNVNVNENETVQAVVSRIPPEVAFITLQFHTQHSNATLSYTRMPGLGLSLTAVDSGLLSPLIPGQTKLSWFLLAPDGDSVAGTGVILPYTSSDPVPGSCNLEFDLDIDPNVYLHYNLFETTIRFAPANIGYSRGSNPPACDTEVGENTRWRLRYDIYQYFLPESDLSEQSLITSIQSVANVQTMREHGKRIMTLSSNDKTEVVFSSIPGQGIIYSVIVRDPVLNTSSSYIPVHTYACSFSSTLDGCDTLELFCMGFGFAAFLFFVLITRTTKLDYDIRLTLTAVIGVVGGVILVMSWWRFGSVMSCVVVVGLMLGFLISSIVFFTPVGDIQVFRSNVVFWVTFSCIVVGVPLFFVRWPREGNITTCGVAGAYAVVLAVNAYIYTSLSYITLNILKRFLNDNFSKAFTDVPFQDIDFMMITVWVVLGVSGIVLQLYRERTRPFFPPSPYLMWLQERERRKTNVLDPSHHTSSLPSRLLARARQLTGRRESAGEHTPLLL
- the LOC106576415 gene encoding transmembrane 7 superfamily member 3 isoform X2 — protein: MPSSWLMYIFLYVLVCDGVVAQLENRVVFLFNTFQNVNVNENETVQAVVSRIPPEVAFITLQFHTQHSNATLSYTRMPGLGLSLTAVDSGLLSPLIPGQTKLSWFLLAPDGDSVAGTGVILPYTSSDPVPGSCNLEFDLDIDPNVYLHYNLFETTIRFAPANIGYSRGSNPPACDTEVGENTRWRLRYDIYQYFLPESDLSEQSLITSIQSVANVQTMREHGKRIMTLSSNDKTEVVFSSIPGQGIIYSVIVRDPVLNTSSSYIPVHTYACSFSSTLDGCDTLGKISTRIFFTIAGLAGLFVCFFGHRFFKCELFCMGFGFAAFLFFVLITRTTKLDYDIRLTLTAVIGVVGGVILVMSWWRFGSVMSCVVVVGLMLGFLISSIVFFTPVGDIQVFRSNVVFWVTFSCIVVGVPLFFVRWPREGNITTCGVAGAYAVVLAVNAYIYTSLSYITLNILKRFLNDNFSKAFTDVPFQDIDFMMITVWVVLGVSGIVLQLYRERTRPFFPPSPYLMWLQERERRKTNVLDPSHHTSSLPSRLLARARQLTGRRESAGEHTPLLL
- the LOC106576415 gene encoding transmembrane 7 superfamily member 3 isoform X1, translating into MPSSWLMYIFLYVLVCDGVVAQLENSTERDKRPVRKTGDNSGDRVVFLFNTFQNVNVNENETVQAVVSRIPPEVAFITLQFHTQHSNATLSYTRMPGLGLSLTAVDSGLLSPLIPGQTKLSWFLLAPDGDSVAGTGVILPYTSSDPVPGSCNLEFDLDIDPNVYLHYNLFETTIRFAPANIGYSRGSNPPACDTEVGENTRWRLRYDIYQYFLPESDLSEQSLITSIQSVANVQTMREHGKRIMTLSSNDKTEVVFSSIPGQGIIYSVIVRDPVLNTSSSYIPVHTYACSFSSTLDGCDTLGKISTRIFFTIAGLAGLFVCFFGHRFFKCELFCMGFGFAAFLFFVLITRTTKLDYDIRLTLTAVIGVVGGVILVMSWWRFGSVMSCVVVVGLMLGFLISSIVFFTPVGDIQVFRSNVVFWVTFSCIVVGVPLFFVRWPREGNITTCGVAGAYAVVLAVNAYIYTSLSYITLNILKRFLNDNFSKAFTDVPFQDIDFMMITVWVVLGVSGIVLQLYRERTRPFFPPSPYLMWLQERERRKTNVLDPSHHTSSLPSRLLARARQLTGRRESAGEHTPLLL
- the LOC106576415 gene encoding transmembrane 7 superfamily member 3 isoform X4, with product MPGLGLSLTAVDSGLLSPLIPGQTKLSWFLLAPDGDSVAGTGVILPYTSSDPVPGSCNLEFDLDIDPNVYLHYNLFETTIRFAPANIGYSRGSNPPACDTEVGENTRWRLRYDIYQYFLPESDLSEQSLITSIQSVANVQTMREHGKRIMTLSSNDKTEVVFSSIPGQGIIYSVIVRDPVLNTSSSYIPVHTYACSFSSTLDGCDTLGKISTRIFFTIAGLAGLFVCFFGHRFFKCELFCMGFGFAAFLFFVLITRTTKLDYDIRLTLTAVIGVVGGVILVMSWWRFGSVMSCVVVVGLMLGFLISSIVFFTPVGDIQVFRSNVVFWVTFSCIVVGVPLFFVRWPREGNITTCGVAGAYAVVLAVNAYIYTSLSYITLNILKRFLNDNFSKAFTDVPFQDIDFMMITVWVVLGVSGIVLQLYRERTRPFFPPSPYLMWLQERERRKTNVLDPSHHTSSLPSRLLARARQLTGRRESAGEHTPLLL